Proteins from one Archocentrus centrarchus isolate MPI-CPG fArcCen1 chromosome 8, fArcCen1, whole genome shotgun sequence genomic window:
- the LOC115784816 gene encoding ras-related C3 botulinum toxin substrate 1-like, producing the protein MGNEAREWYPEVRHYSPNTPIILMGTKLDLRDDKDTIEKLKKDKLSPITYTQGLFMAKETGSVKYLECSALTQRGLKTVFSEAVRAVLCPPPIKKKGKKCSLL; encoded by the exons ATGGGAAATGAGGCAAGAGAG TGGTACCCTGAGGTGAGACACTATTCTCCCAACACGCCCATAATCCTCATGGGCACCAAACTGGATCTGAGAGATGACAAAGACACCATagagaagctgaagaaggaTAAGCTCTCTCCCATTACCTATACTCAAGGACTGTTCATGGCAAAAGAGACTG GTTCTGTCAAGTACCTGGAGTGTTCAGCTTTGACTCAGCGTGGACTTAAAACTGTGTTCAGTGAGGCCGTCCGGGCCGTCCTGTGTCCTCCACCCATCAAAAAGAAGGGGAAGAAGTGCTCTCTCCTCTAA
- the cbx8a gene encoding LOW QUALITY PROTEIN: chromobox protein homolog 8a (The sequence of the model RefSeq protein was modified relative to this genomic sequence to represent the inferred CDS: inserted 1 base in 1 codon) has protein sequence MELSAVGESVFAAESIIKRRIRRGRWEYLVKWKGWSQKYSTWEPEENILDARLFSAFEEREREREMFGPKKRGPKPETFLLKAKAKAKEKTYEFRREAPRGIQVSYPIPEPVITPRAREGLRTVVPTIFPPSAVNRGESVHIRPPESERRPRPTPPAPPTVQESQRFPXKRGRKPKLHTHFDKDDGSSSAEPDAKRSKLMREPMSHHSRPPHHHGETSDHCLMQLTKRFQEETRITPKSNSEQRHLGGAGLSYSCALASRSSDQGRHRTHCLSMIPRPSKLKQHAAHDQVKEYSLPREQAAVTSSQIDSIHEQPASSWTPCFTNLDTVTVTDVTLNFLTVTVRESSTDKGFFKDKR, from the exons ATGGAGCTCTCGGCTGTTGGTGAGAGCGTCTTCGCAGCCGAGTCCATCATTAAACGGCGAATCAGACGG GGTCGTTGGGAATATCTCGTCAAATGGAAGGGCTGGTCTCAGAA GTACAGCACTTGGGAGCCGGAGGAAAACATTCTGGATGCACGTCTCTTCTCTGCCTTCGAAGAGAG GGAGCGAGAAAGGGAGATGTTCGGGCCGAAAAAGAGGGGACCCAAACCTGAGACATTTCTCTTAAAG GCCAAAGCCAAAGCCAAAGAAAAGACGTATGAATTTAGAAGAGAGGCTCCCAGAGGGATCCAGGTTTCCTATCCCATCCCTGAGCCTGTCATAACACCGAGGGCCCGGGAGGGTTTACGCACCGTGGTTCCCACAATCTTCCCGCCCAGCGCGGTCAACAGAGGGGAAAGTGTCCATATTCGTCCGCCAGAGTCGGAGAGGAGGCCCAGACCCACTCCACCAGCTCCTCCGACGGTTCAAGAGTCCCAGCGGTTCC AAAAAAGAGGGCGCAAACCGAAACTGCACACGCATTTTGATAAAGATGATGGGAGCAGCTCGGCAGAGCCAGACGCCAAACGTAGCAAGCTAATGAGGGAGCCCATGTCTCACCACAGCCGACCCCCCCATCATCACGGGGAGACATCAGATCACTGCCTCATGCAGCTGACCAAGAGGTTTCAGGAGGAGACCAGGATAACACCCAAATCCAACAGCGAGCAGAGACATTTGGGAGGCGCGGGCCTGTCTTACTCTTGCGCACTCGCCTCGCGCAGCAGTGATCAGGGGAGGCACAGGACTCACTGTTTGAGCATGATCCCCCGGCCCAGCAAGTTGAAGCAGCATGCAGCGCACGATCAGGTGAAGGAGTACTCTCTGCCCCGGGAACAAGCTGCTGTCACTTCTTCACAGATCGATTCCATCCACGAGCAGCCAGCCTCATCTTGGACCCCCTGTTTCACCAACCTGGACACTGTGACCGTGACTGATGTCACCTTGAACTTCTTGACAGTCACCGTCAGAGAGAGCAGCACGGACAAAGGCTTCTTCAAAGATAAAAGATGA